The Bacillus sp. Marseille-Q1617 genome has a segment encoding these proteins:
- a CDS encoding nitrilase-related carbon-nitrogen hydrolase produces the protein MSDKVKIGLIQASHDVDGSEPVEVHKEQSIIKHIELVRDAAKKGAQIICLQEIFYGPYFCSEQNPKWYDSAEEIPNGPTTKRFQELAKELNVVIVLPIYEREGIATYYNTAAVIDADGSYLGKYRKQHIPHVAVGSEGYGFWEKYYFKPGNLGYPVFDTAYAKVGVYICYDRHFPEGARLLGLKGAEVVFNPSATVAGLSEYLWKLEQPAHAVANGYYLGAINRVGYEGPWNMGEFYGQSYLVDPRGGFVSIGSRDKDEVIIGEMDKKLIREVRDTWQFYRDRRPETYNEMTALLP, from the coding sequence ATGTCAGACAAAGTGAAAATTGGTCTTATTCAAGCTTCTCATGATGTAGATGGAAGTGAACCGGTAGAAGTCCATAAGGAACAGTCCATTATAAAACACATTGAATTAGTAAGGGATGCAGCAAAAAAAGGGGCACAAATCATTTGTTTACAGGAAATTTTCTATGGCCCCTATTTTTGCTCAGAACAAAATCCTAAATGGTATGATTCTGCAGAAGAAATTCCGAATGGGCCTACGACGAAACGCTTTCAGGAATTAGCTAAAGAGCTGAATGTCGTGATCGTTCTCCCAATCTATGAAAGAGAAGGAATAGCCACCTATTACAATACAGCTGCTGTGATCGATGCTGATGGTTCGTATCTCGGCAAATACAGAAAGCAGCATATTCCTCATGTCGCAGTTGGCAGCGAAGGGTATGGCTTCTGGGAGAAGTACTACTTTAAACCAGGCAACCTGGGTTATCCGGTTTTCGATACGGCCTATGCAAAAGTCGGGGTGTATATCTGTTATGACCGGCACTTCCCTGAGGGAGCAAGATTATTAGGGTTGAAGGGAGCAGAAGTCGTATTTAATCCTTCTGCTACCGTTGCCGGGCTTTCTGAATATTTATGGAAACTTGAACAGCCTGCCCATGCCGTAGCAAACGGTTATTATTTGGGAGCAATTAACCGGGTCGGTTATGAAGGACCCTGGAACATGGGGGAATTTTACGGACAATCTTATCTGGTAGATCCCCGAGGCGGGTTTGTTTCAATCGGAAGCAGAGACAAAGATGAAGTCATCATCGGGGAAATGGACAAGAAATTGATCCGTGAAGTGAGAGATACTTGGCAGTTCTATCGTGATCGCAGACCTGAAACGTACAACGAAATGACAGCGCTGCTTCCTTGA
- a CDS encoding NAD(P)-dependent oxidoreductase: MSKTLSLLNLEENFQEAHKGLSNRDALEEANRCLYCYDAPCIQACPTGIDIPSFIKKIASGNFKGSAKTIMSSNPVGASCSRVCPTEELCEGACVLNHSTKPIMIGDLQRYATDWARHNDAVLFEAGEPNGKKVGIVGGGPAGLSAARELARFGYEVTIFEAAEQAGGLNTYGIVSFRLPQSISYWEVEQVRKLNVEIRTNTKVGEDISAEEILDSHDFVILAAGMSHVPPLNIEGEHLEGVHDAIEFVKSTKSGEISNEYIGKKVVVIGAGNTAIDGATCSVRLGAENVKILYRRTLEEMTAYDFEYEFAKQDGVEFRWLTAPKRIIGNEDGRVIGIECLKMELGEPGEDGRRRPVPVEGSEFTLPVDAVIKAIGQTRHQSLIDQFQLAHKGGVVQVDKDTLQTSNPKVLACGDVVFGKGIGEAMVVTAAEQGKKAAHHLHSKLTSLQIN, encoded by the coding sequence GTGTCCAAGACATTATCATTACTTAATCTTGAGGAGAATTTTCAGGAGGCACATAAAGGTTTATCCAACAGAGATGCTTTGGAAGAAGCGAATCGATGTCTGTATTGCTACGACGCACCTTGCATTCAAGCATGTCCAACGGGAATTGACATCCCTTCATTTATTAAGAAGATTGCTTCCGGAAACTTTAAGGGCTCCGCAAAAACGATAATGAGTTCGAATCCTGTCGGCGCAAGCTGTTCAAGGGTATGCCCGACTGAGGAGTTATGCGAAGGTGCATGTGTTCTTAATCACTCCACAAAGCCAATTATGATTGGTGATCTCCAACGTTATGCTACCGATTGGGCGCGGCATAATGACGCTGTTTTATTTGAAGCAGGTGAACCAAACGGAAAGAAGGTAGGGATTGTCGGAGGAGGGCCTGCAGGATTATCCGCAGCCAGGGAATTAGCACGTTTTGGTTATGAAGTAACCATATTCGAAGCGGCTGAACAAGCTGGGGGTTTAAACACGTATGGCATTGTGTCGTTCCGCCTTCCACAAAGTATCTCCTATTGGGAAGTAGAGCAAGTCAGGAAACTGAATGTTGAGATAAGGACAAATACCAAGGTCGGTGAAGATATTTCTGCAGAAGAAATCCTGGATAGCCATGACTTTGTCATACTGGCTGCCGGCATGTCACATGTACCTCCCCTGAATATTGAAGGGGAGCATCTTGAAGGGGTTCATGATGCCATAGAGTTTGTAAAGTCCACCAAGAGCGGTGAGATTTCAAATGAGTATATCGGTAAAAAAGTGGTTGTCATCGGAGCTGGGAATACTGCCATTGATGGTGCGACTTGTTCAGTTCGATTGGGAGCTGAAAATGTAAAGATCTTATACCGTCGTACGTTGGAAGAGATGACGGCTTATGATTTTGAATATGAATTTGCAAAACAGGATGGAGTGGAATTCCGATGGCTTACAGCTCCTAAGAGAATTATTGGAAATGAAGATGGCAGGGTGATAGGGATTGAATGTTTGAAAATGGAGCTTGGCGAACCGGGCGAAGATGGAAGGCGCCGTCCCGTTCCGGTAGAAGGATCCGAATTTACCTTACCGGTTGATGCTGTTATTAAAGCGATCGGTCAAACAAGGCATCAATCTTTAATCGATCAATTCCAATTGGCACATAAAGGCGGAGTCGTCCAAGTGGATAAGGATACACTTCAAACTTCCAATCCGAAAGTATTGGCTTGCGGTGATGTAGTTTTCGGAAAAGGAATCGGGGAAGCGATGGTCGTGACAGCTGCTGAACAAGGTAAGAAGGCGGCCCATCACCTTCATAGTAAATTGACGTCGCTTCAGATCAATTAA
- the preA gene encoding NAD-dependent dihydropyrimidine dehydrogenase subunit PreA, with product MANLSIDLAGIKSPNPFWLASAPPTNSGYQVQRAFEAGWGGAVWKTLGEPIINVSSRFAAVGFNGQRVAGFNNIELITDRPLEVNLKEIYETKKRFPNHAIIASLMVEPKQEKWHEIVKKVEDIGVDGLELNFGCPHGMAERGMGAASGQVPELVEKQTYWVKEVAKTPVIVKLTPNITDITVTAESAVKGGADAVSMINTINSLAGVDLDSWNTIPHVAGKGAHGGYCGPAVKPIALNMVAECARNPRINVPISGMGGVSNWQDAVEYMLMGASGVQVCTAAMHHGFRIVEDMLDGLNNYLDEKGISSVKDLVGKSVPRYSDWGNLDLNYSVVAKINNDVCINCNKCHIACEDTSHQCIDMLKDPKGNSYLKVREEDCVGCNLCSIVCPVDGAIDMVEVPSGHMPMTWNERQAALGKLAQCETNAVK from the coding sequence ATGGCAAATTTAAGCATTGATTTAGCAGGAATTAAATCACCGAATCCTTTTTGGCTGGCATCAGCACCGCCTACCAATTCGGGTTATCAGGTGCAAAGAGCATTTGAAGCTGGTTGGGGAGGCGCCGTCTGGAAAACGCTGGGGGAACCGATTATCAACGTATCGTCAAGATTTGCGGCGGTAGGTTTTAACGGACAGCGTGTAGCGGGCTTTAATAACATCGAACTCATTACGGATCGACCATTGGAAGTGAATTTAAAAGAGATTTATGAAACGAAAAAGCGTTTCCCGAATCATGCAATCATTGCTTCATTGATGGTAGAACCAAAGCAGGAGAAGTGGCATGAGATTGTCAAGAAAGTGGAGGATATCGGTGTCGATGGATTAGAGCTTAATTTCGGATGTCCGCATGGGATGGCCGAAAGGGGAATGGGAGCTGCCTCAGGTCAGGTTCCGGAATTGGTCGAAAAACAAACGTACTGGGTGAAAGAAGTGGCAAAAACACCTGTCATCGTTAAATTGACTCCTAACATAACGGATATCACCGTAACAGCAGAATCAGCCGTTAAAGGCGGAGCTGATGCAGTAAGTATGATCAATACAATCAATAGTCTGGCGGGCGTCGATCTCGACAGCTGGAACACCATTCCTCATGTAGCAGGTAAAGGCGCGCACGGCGGCTATTGTGGACCGGCAGTGAAGCCTATAGCGCTGAATATGGTGGCTGAGTGTGCACGCAATCCTCGTATCAATGTTCCGATTTCCGGCATGGGAGGAGTATCAAATTGGCAGGATGCCGTGGAATATATGCTGATGGGTGCATCAGGTGTTCAGGTATGTACGGCCGCTATGCATCATGGTTTCAGAATTGTCGAAGATATGCTTGATGGACTAAATAACTACCTTGATGAAAAAGGCATTTCGTCTGTAAAGGATCTTGTCGGGAAATCAGTACCTAGATATTCCGATTGGGGGAATTTAGATCTTAATTACAGTGTGGTAGCGAAAATAAATAATGATGTGTGCATCAATTGCAACAAATGCCATATCGCTTGCGAAGATACCTCTCACCAATGTATCGACATGCTTAAAGACCCAAAAGGAAACAGTTATTTAAAGGTGCGCGAAGAAGATTGTGTGGGCTGCAATCTGTGTTCAATCGTGTGTCCGGTGGATGGTGCAATCGATATGGTGGAAGTACCTAGCGGCCATATGCCGATGACATGGAATGAACGTCAGGCTGCACTTGGTAAATTGGCACAGTGTGAAACGAATGCGGTGAAATAA
- the hydA gene encoding dihydropyrimidinase — MKKIIQNGTIVTAADIYKADILIEDEKIISIGKGFDNSDAEVIDAEGKYIFPGGIDPHTHLEMPFGGTVSKDDFETGTIAAAFGGTTTLIDFCLTNKGEPLQNAIDTWHAKSKDKAVIDYSFHLMIGEINQEVLSQLPEVIEKEGITSFKVFMAYKNVFQADDETLFRTLVAAKDLGALVMVHAENGDVIEYLTEKALAEGNTDPIYHALTRPPELEGEATGRAAKLTGLADSQLYVVHVSCSEAVKQIAEARSKGLNVWGETCPQYLVLDQTYLERPNFEGAKYVWSPPLREKWNQDVLWNALKSGELQTLGSDQCSFDFKGQKELGLGDFTKIPNGGPIIEDRVSILFSEGVEKGRITLNQFVDIMSTRSAKLFGLYPQKGTIAAGSDADVVIFDPNVERVISAENHHMAADYNPFEGMKIKGEPVSVLSRGEYVIKDKQFVGKLGKGKYVKRARYGKQLSKEESEALQPSKS; from the coding sequence ATGAAAAAAATAATTCAAAATGGAACAATCGTTACAGCAGCGGATATCTATAAGGCCGATATTCTTATCGAAGATGAAAAAATCATCAGTATTGGAAAGGGTTTTGACAACAGTGATGCTGAAGTCATTGACGCCGAAGGGAAGTATATTTTTCCCGGCGGGATTGATCCGCATACCCACTTGGAAATGCCATTCGGCGGTACAGTCTCTAAAGATGATTTCGAGACAGGCACAATAGCTGCTGCCTTTGGGGGAACGACAACACTCATCGATTTCTGTTTGACCAATAAAGGTGAACCCCTTCAAAATGCAATTGATACATGGCATGCAAAGTCAAAGGATAAGGCTGTGATCGATTACAGCTTTCATTTGATGATAGGCGAAATCAATCAGGAAGTATTAAGCCAGCTTCCTGAGGTGATTGAAAAAGAAGGTATTACATCTTTCAAAGTTTTCATGGCGTATAAAAATGTTTTTCAGGCAGATGATGAAACCTTGTTCCGTACCTTGGTGGCAGCAAAAGACCTTGGTGCCCTGGTCATGGTGCATGCCGAAAACGGTGATGTCATCGAGTATCTGACAGAAAAAGCACTGGCTGAGGGGAATACAGACCCAATTTACCATGCATTGACGAGACCTCCCGAGCTTGAAGGGGAAGCCACGGGAAGAGCAGCGAAGTTAACAGGGCTTGCTGATTCTCAATTGTATGTGGTCCATGTATCCTGTTCTGAAGCTGTAAAACAAATAGCCGAGGCAAGAAGCAAGGGTCTTAACGTGTGGGGTGAGACCTGTCCCCAATATCTAGTGCTTGATCAAACTTACTTGGAACGGCCGAATTTTGAAGGCGCTAAATACGTGTGGTCCCCGCCGCTGCGCGAAAAGTGGAACCAGGATGTATTATGGAATGCATTAAAAAGCGGCGAGCTTCAAACACTTGGATCCGATCAATGTTCCTTTGACTTTAAAGGGCAGAAAGAACTTGGATTAGGGGACTTCACTAAAATTCCAAATGGCGGACCGATCATTGAGGACCGTGTATCAATATTATTCTCAGAAGGAGTTGAAAAAGGAAGGATTACCTTGAATCAGTTTGTTGATATCATGTCCACACGAAGTGCGAAACTATTTGGTCTTTACCCGCAAAAAGGGACCATTGCAGCAGGATCGGATGCAGATGTGGTGATTTTCGACCCTAATGTGGAACGGGTCATATCCGCAGAGAACCATCATATGGCAGCGGACTATAACCCGTTTGAGGGAATGAAAATCAAGGGAGAACCCGTTTCTGTATTATCCAGAGGTGAATATGTCATTAAAGATAAGCAGTTCGTGGGCAAATTGGGGAAAGGAAAGTATGTTAAGAGAGCGAGATACGGAAAACAACTTTCGAAAGAAGAGAGCGAAGCCTTACAACCTTCTAAATCCTAG
- a CDS encoding NCS1 family transporter: MLKTSYLKSPDLLPVKEKDRKITKLGYSFMWVGMVVVLATFAIGGAGVMSLPLPLVLLATLIGSLAIGLFITLTGDIGVEHGLSFPVYMRAPFGTLGTHIPSLVRGVAASMWFGINTYFGATAMNGILNLLYGFDNWFVCFMIFALLQLINTALGIKAVERFADLAAPVIILISVWMYSSLSESAAAEGRDIWNWVESPVTGGAAVTAFLVVIFSNMGFWATLAADIPSISRFMKAPRNEKNWFKRNKSSLIGNLITLPITQTFMVLIGAVSYIAVLNYDPVIALQEAAGGLVLGILLLMIVLAQWSTNIAANVVPAATIFSNVGGPKFPFWAGVFTAGLVGTLVQPWNLFGVIIPVLLFIGGILSAIVGILVADYYLIRKRRVNVPALYEDHGQYKYMNGVNLAGFISWIIGAVASYFVPSFSFLVGFGAGAVCYYFLAKFWWFQKYEQAELLDPDDDKYLGISAGRDWEIDLEGDRSIEEAPAGTSATV; the protein is encoded by the coding sequence ATGTTGAAAACAAGCTATTTGAAGTCACCTGATTTACTGCCGGTAAAAGAGAAAGATAGAAAAATCACGAAATTAGGATATTCATTCATGTGGGTCGGTATGGTGGTCGTGCTTGCCACATTCGCCATCGGAGGAGCAGGAGTGATGTCTTTACCGCTTCCCCTTGTACTCTTGGCCACTCTCATAGGCTCTTTAGCAATTGGACTTTTTATTACCTTGACAGGTGATATTGGGGTGGAACATGGATTATCTTTTCCAGTATACATGCGGGCTCCATTCGGAACATTAGGGACTCATATTCCATCACTGGTCAGAGGGGTAGCAGCCTCTATGTGGTTTGGTATCAATACCTATTTCGGAGCCACTGCAATGAATGGAATTTTGAACCTCTTATATGGTTTTGATAACTGGTTTGTATGTTTCATGATTTTTGCTTTATTGCAATTAATCAACACAGCACTGGGGATCAAAGCGGTTGAAAGGTTTGCCGACCTTGCAGCTCCCGTCATCATTTTAATATCCGTATGGATGTATTCTTCTCTATCTGAGTCTGCAGCTGCAGAAGGGAGAGATATATGGAATTGGGTGGAAAGTCCTGTTACAGGAGGAGCGGCAGTCACAGCATTTCTCGTTGTCATTTTTAGTAATATGGGATTCTGGGCGACCTTGGCAGCCGATATCCCATCGATATCACGCTTTATGAAGGCTCCTCGAAATGAGAAGAATTGGTTTAAACGAAATAAAAGCTCTTTGATTGGAAATTTGATCACTCTCCCGATTACACAGACATTCATGGTATTAATCGGTGCTGTATCCTATATTGCAGTCTTAAATTATGATCCTGTCATTGCACTGCAGGAAGCTGCCGGAGGTTTAGTACTTGGTATTCTTTTGCTCATGATTGTCCTGGCTCAATGGTCGACAAATATTGCAGCGAATGTTGTACCGGCAGCGACTATTTTCTCTAACGTAGGCGGACCAAAATTCCCATTTTGGGCAGGCGTATTTACGGCAGGTCTCGTCGGGACTCTCGTGCAGCCGTGGAATTTATTTGGAGTCATCATTCCTGTTCTTTTGTTTATAGGAGGTATATTATCCGCAATCGTCGGAATTCTGGTTGCAGATTATTATTTAATCAGAAAGCGAAGAGTGAATGTTCCTGCTCTATATGAAGATCATGGTCAATACAAATATATGAATGGAGTTAACCTGGCCGGTTTCATCTCTTGGATTATCGGAGCGGTTGCTTCTTATTTTGTCCCTAGCTTTTCATTCCTGGTTGGCTTTGGTGCAGGAGCTGTTTGTTACTATTTCCTCGCCAAGTTTTGGTGGTTCCAAAAATATGAACAGGCGGAGTTACTCGACCCGGATGACGATAAGTATTTAGGCATTTCGGCAGGACGGGACTGGGAGATTGATCTTGAAGGTGACAGATCAATTGAAGAAGCCCCTGCTGGTACAAGTGCCACCGTTTAA
- a CDS encoding PucR family transcriptional regulator, with protein sequence MMKSLYYHSVQSILSRRYFEHSRVIAGHKGIQRQVKWVHVVEVTSIKNLLNGNELILTTGLALKEESAFICLLKQLIQSEAAALCVELDTNISTIPPSVIQLAEQHDFPIIVFDEEVPFVSITQDIHSVLINQQYEMMKKLDDFAQVLNKRLLTVNHSQEILKLLHKELGVPVIFQLKEQEPQLHPPMRRSEELKVRSKYEEHFKSPGSDFASAKVILFDQEYAELFIFRDDHPFGEYETLLLDRTSTALAQFLMRELYFNEKKRIEESKWIMSWLKGEQSSERLEAYLRGLRMNFHGGVVCVFSEMKGQEAQDFTYFNLVARSIFEQQGFHALPEKDGDDLLFILLDTRKQMDWKNRLKTALEKIQSSHFLSKGKDIVISIGKYQEEMMNIHLSFKTARESLLFRSKVRGNHRFFFFDDLHLYRLISIVNNNVDLWGMIEEYLSPIILYDAENEGSLLLTLKVFLSCQGSKQETAKKLFIVRQTLYHRLKKIEELLGKDYMSSDKRLAIEFLLAAHDYLDPLKDVMRQSAVK encoded by the coding sequence ATGATGAAAAGTCTTTATTATCACTCGGTTCAATCGATACTTTCCAGAAGATATTTTGAACATTCAAGGGTCATAGCGGGTCACAAGGGTATTCAGCGTCAGGTGAAATGGGTTCATGTGGTTGAAGTTACCTCTATCAAGAACTTACTCAACGGTAATGAATTGATTCTTACTACAGGGTTGGCTTTAAAGGAAGAGTCTGCGTTCATTTGCTTGCTGAAACAACTTATACAAAGTGAAGCCGCAGCCTTATGTGTAGAACTTGACACGAATATCTCAACGATCCCACCATCGGTCATCCAATTGGCTGAACAACACGATTTTCCTATTATAGTATTTGATGAAGAAGTGCCGTTTGTCAGCATCACACAGGATATCCATTCCGTCCTTATCAACCAGCAATATGAAATGATGAAAAAATTAGATGATTTTGCTCAAGTGCTTAATAAGAGATTGCTGACCGTCAATCATTCTCAAGAAATACTAAAGTTATTACATAAAGAATTAGGGGTACCCGTTATTTTCCAATTGAAGGAACAAGAACCGCAGCTTCATCCCCCGATGAGGCGTTCAGAGGAATTAAAAGTGCGAAGTAAGTATGAAGAACATTTTAAGAGCCCCGGAAGTGATTTTGCTTCTGCAAAAGTCATTTTGTTTGATCAGGAATATGCAGAGCTTTTCATTTTTAGGGATGATCATCCCTTTGGTGAATATGAAACCTTGCTTTTGGACAGGACTTCCACTGCACTTGCTCAATTTTTAATGAGGGAACTCTATTTCAATGAAAAAAAGAGAATCGAAGAATCCAAGTGGATTATGTCATGGCTGAAAGGTGAGCAGTCCAGCGAAAGACTTGAGGCTTATTTAAGAGGCTTAAGAATGAATTTTCATGGAGGAGTCGTTTGTGTATTTAGTGAAATGAAAGGTCAGGAAGCTCAGGATTTTACTTATTTCAATCTAGTCGCAAGAAGTATATTCGAGCAGCAGGGGTTCCACGCACTGCCTGAGAAAGATGGAGATGATTTACTATTCATCCTTCTTGATACCAGAAAACAGATGGATTGGAAGAATCGATTGAAGACCGCGCTTGAGAAGATTCAGAGTTCGCATTTCCTATCGAAAGGAAAAGACATTGTCATTTCCATAGGTAAATATCAGGAAGAAATGATGAACATTCATCTAAGCTTCAAAACTGCAAGGGAAAGTTTGTTGTTCCGTTCGAAAGTCAGAGGGAATCACCGGTTCTTTTTCTTTGATGACTTACACCTTTATAGGCTGATTTCCATCGTAAACAATAATGTGGATCTATGGGGGATGATTGAAGAATACTTGAGTCCCATCATTTTGTATGATGCAGAAAACGAAGGAAGTTTATTATTGACTCTAAAAGTATTCTTAAGCTGTCAGGGTTCAAAACAAGAAACGGCAAAGAAATTATTTATCGTCAGGCAAACGCTGTATCATCGTCTGAAGAAAATTGAAGAATTGCTTGGTAAAGACTATATGAGTTCGGATAAAAGGTTAGCGATTGAGTTTTTATTGGCAGCTCATGATTATCTCGACCCATTAAAGGATGTAATGAGACAGTCGGCCGTAAAATGA
- a CDS encoding CoA-acylating methylmalonate-semialdehyde dehydrogenase: protein MSVIKKEVAVLKNYINGKWVESLSSQTMKVLNPATNEELANVPISTKEDVDRAVQSAKEASKSWKKTPVPKRARILYKYHTLLSDNHEELAKLVVQENGKSYKEAYGEVQRGLECVEFACGAPTLMMGETLSGIAEEIDSEMFRYPLGVVAGITPFNFPMMVPLWMFPLAVACGNTFVLKPSERTPILANKLAELFTQAGIPEGVLNVVHGAHDVVNGLIEHRDIAAISFVGSQPVAKYVYEKSASQGKRVQALSGAKNHHVVMPDADMDKAADHIISSAFGSAGQRCMACSAVVVVGDNEPFVNALKKKADELCIGNGMDDEVLLTPVIRSEHRDRTLKYIEKGLEEGASLIRDGRKEMDDLKEGNFLGATIFDHVTPEMTIAKEEMFAPVLSLLRAEDLDEGLEYIRKSRFGNGATLYTKDAKAVRKFREEADAGMLGINVGVPATMAFFPFSGWKDSFYGDMHVNGKDGVNFFTRKKMITSRFDF from the coding sequence ATGTCGGTCATTAAAAAAGAAGTAGCCGTTTTGAAAAATTATATCAATGGGAAATGGGTGGAATCACTAAGTTCGCAAACGATGAAGGTCTTGAATCCCGCAACAAATGAAGAGCTGGCAAACGTTCCGATTTCGACTAAAGAAGATGTCGATCGCGCGGTTCAGTCAGCTAAAGAAGCTTCGAAATCCTGGAAGAAAACACCTGTCCCGAAGAGAGCGAGAATCCTCTATAAATACCATACTCTTTTATCCGACAATCATGAAGAATTAGCCAAGCTCGTAGTGCAGGAAAACGGAAAGTCATATAAAGAAGCATATGGTGAAGTACAGCGCGGGCTTGAATGTGTGGAATTTGCATGCGGTGCCCCGACGTTGATGATGGGTGAAACACTCAGCGGCATTGCAGAAGAAATAGATTCCGAGATGTTCCGTTATCCGCTGGGAGTTGTCGCTGGAATAACACCTTTCAATTTTCCGATGATGGTGCCGCTCTGGATGTTCCCCCTTGCTGTTGCATGTGGAAATACTTTTGTGCTTAAACCATCGGAAAGAACACCGATCCTTGCTAACAAACTTGCTGAATTATTTACCCAAGCTGGAATTCCTGAAGGTGTGCTGAATGTAGTCCATGGGGCGCATGATGTGGTGAACGGGCTGATTGAACATCGTGATATTGCAGCGATATCATTTGTCGGGTCTCAGCCTGTAGCAAAATATGTTTATGAAAAATCGGCTTCTCAAGGGAAACGGGTCCAGGCTTTGTCCGGAGCGAAAAATCATCACGTGGTAATGCCTGATGCAGATATGGACAAAGCGGCGGACCACATCATCAGCTCTGCGTTTGGAAGTGCAGGACAACGGTGCATGGCCTGCAGTGCAGTCGTAGTAGTAGGAGACAACGAACCATTTGTTAATGCACTTAAAAAGAAAGCGGATGAACTTTGTATCGGAAATGGAATGGACGATGAAGTACTGCTCACGCCTGTAATCAGAAGTGAACATCGGGACCGGACTCTTAAATACATTGAAAAAGGCCTCGAGGAAGGCGCTTCCCTGATTCGTGACGGAAGAAAGGAAATGGATGATTTGAAAGAAGGAAACTTTTTGGGAGCAACGATTTTCGATCATGTGACTCCTGAGATGACCATTGCGAAAGAAGAAATGTTTGCCCCGGTGCTGAGTCTGCTGCGTGCAGAAGATTTAGATGAAGGACTTGAATATATTCGCAAATCCCGTTTTGGAAATGGGGCGACCCTCTACACAAAAGATGCTAAAGCAGTAAGAAAGTTCCGGGAAGAAGCTGATGCGGGTATGTTAGGGATCAATGTTGGTGTACCGGCTACCATGGCATTCTTTCCATTTTCAGGGTGGAAGGATTCTTTCTATGGAGACATGCATGTTAACGGAAAAGACGGAGTAAATTTCTTTACTAGGAAGAAAATGATTACCTCAAGATTCGATTTCTAG
- a CDS encoding aspartate aminotransferase family protein, with amino-acid sequence MVKTDQDMWLKQDEQYIWHSMKPYNPAGTMVVTESKGSWVTDNEGKKYLDGMAGLWCVNVGYGRQELAEAAYEQLKKMAYFPLTQSHQPAIKLAEKLNGLLGDEYVIFFSNSGSEANETAFKIARQYHQQKGEGERYKIVSRYRAYHGNSMGALAATGQAQRKYKYEPLAPGFIHVAPPDSYRDEAGGESPHELPGVKAIDQAMTWELSETVAALIMEPIITGGGILIPQEEYMKAAKEVCEKHGALMIVDEVICGFGRTGKPFGFMNYDVKPDIITMAKGITSAYLPLSATAVKREIYEAFKGSEEYDYFRHINTFGGNPAACALALKNLEIMENEDLFTRSAELGETALNSLKNQLQGHNLVGDIRGKGLLIGIEMVKDKQSKEPLEVDKVNKVISYCKQNGVIIGKNGATVAGYNNVLTLSPPLNIEVEDLELLISTVIDGIKNVQ; translated from the coding sequence TTGGTGAAAACTGATCAAGATATGTGGCTGAAGCAGGATGAACAATATATATGGCATTCCATGAAGCCGTATAATCCTGCTGGGACGATGGTTGTGACCGAGTCAAAGGGTTCCTGGGTAACGGATAATGAAGGCAAGAAATATCTTGACGGAATGGCTGGATTATGGTGTGTGAACGTTGGATACGGGAGACAGGAACTGGCAGAAGCTGCATATGAGCAGCTGAAAAAAATGGCCTACTTCCCTCTCACACAAAGTCATCAGCCCGCTATTAAGCTGGCGGAAAAACTTAACGGGTTACTGGGGGATGAATATGTGATATTTTTCTCCAACAGCGGCTCGGAAGCCAATGAGACGGCATTCAAAATAGCCCGCCAATATCATCAGCAGAAGGGTGAAGGAGAACGTTACAAGATTGTTTCGAGATATAGAGCGTATCATGGAAATTCAATGGGTGCTTTGGCTGCTACAGGGCAGGCACAAAGGAAATATAAATACGAACCCTTGGCTCCTGGTTTCATCCATGTAGCTCCGCCGGACTCATACCGTGATGAAGCAGGGGGGGAATCCCCACATGAATTACCTGGTGTGAAAGCGATTGACCAGGCAATGACCTGGGAGCTCAGTGAAACCGTGGCTGCTCTGATAATGGAGCCGATCATAACGGGAGGAGGTATATTAATACCTCAGGAAGAATATATGAAAGCAGCTAAAGAAGTGTGTGAGAAACACGGGGCATTGATGATCGTCGATGAAGTGATATGCGGTTTCGGCCGCACGGGCAAGCCGTTTGGCTTCATGAATTATGACGTGAAGCCGGACATCATCACGATGGCCAAAGGAATCACATCCGCTTACCTGCCGTTATCTGCTACGGCCGTCAAGCGTGAGATATATGAAGCCTTTAAAGGATCTGAAGAATATGATTACTTCCGCCACATCAATACGTTCGGAGGGAATCCTGCAGCCTGTGCTCTCGCCTTGAAAAACCTTGAAATCATGGAAAACGAAGATCTCTTCACTAGATCTGCGGAGCTGGGAGAAACGGCACTGAATAGTCTCAAGAATCAGCTGCAGGGGCATAACCTCGTTGGTGACATACGAGGAAAAGGACTGCTGATTGGGATCGAGATGGTCAAGGATAAACAATCAAAAGAACCATTGGAAGTGGATAAAGTAAACAAGGTGATTTCATATTGCAAACAAAACGGCGTGATCATAGGAAAAAATGGGGCGACTGTCGCCGGATATAACAATGTCTTGACACTTTCACCTCCTCTGAATATCGAAGTGGAAGATCTTGAATTACTAATCTCAACAGTAATAGATGGTATTAAAAACGTGCAATAA